From Platichthys flesus chromosome 7, fPlaFle2.1, whole genome shotgun sequence:
TGAGGAAGACCAGAGTAATCTGATTACATCCTGTACAGTGAGAGCATATGAATTACTATCACAGAAAAGAGCACCTCTGTTCCTGTTCACATTCATGTTGACTTTGAACTTACACAACaaacttcaaataaaaaagCAGCTACATTAACATCAGCCGTTATTAGTTTAATCATTAACTTCCTGCCGTGACCTGTCAGAACGTCCTCTGTGAAAACAACCTTCATTACATCACAGCCAATGAAAGAAAATCAGACCAAACAAGTGTTaataaaaacctttatttttcatttttttgtcagGTTTTCCAATATTTGCTCTTCAAGCTTTTCTCTCCCATTGACCCGTCCAGCCCCATCCCccacagtgtttctctttgtgaatCCATCTGCTGTGAATTCACCATAATCATGTTCAACCTCTATATGCTCCTCTACGATCAAAATAACCTTATCTCTGGAACGACCCAACACACGGAAGAACACCACGACCAAACACTGAACACACCCGACCAAGCCGAGAGGATGGCGGCAGAGAGACTCACGCATCTGAACGAGCTATCGACTAACACGCGGCATGAGCAGTTTGAGGGGGAAGGAAATTATCAAGGATCCAAGAACTTtaaactactaaaaaaaaaaattggagtGCAGACAAACCCAGAGCTTAAGAGCAAGCTTGAAACACTAAAGTGGAAAGAATTGAAATAAACAGCACCGGCTCGGCCCCCTGAGCTAGGCAAGAAATTATATGCATACAAGATAGCtgcaattttctttttgttcgTTTGTTAAGTTTTCACAGTGACCCTGTAGGACACTGTGGATCAACTATGGTAATCTTTGTGGCTATAACAAGCACGTGATCGAGCTCATACATTCAAgctatacatatacatatatataactatGTACacaaagtataaataaaaccacaaaatgaGAACCCAAAGATTATAGTTTCATACATATTCAACACCCAAAAAAACCTCTGAAAAGAGGGATACAATCAACCGGGGTGGGGGGGTCTACGTCTACAATAAGGAAATCCTATCAAGCAAGTGCTCATTTTGGAGTATTTGATGTTTAAAGCGCTCTCCTGTGGggatttaacaaacacacactcagacgaGACGGGACCTCAGAGTCCCCGGATCCCACTTTTCAGTCAAGCTTGCTCTTAAGGATTCACGACAGGCTGTCACTTACAACACCCTCTGCTCGGAACTTTATCATGATTACTGTACATTATTCTGGATTCTCTAGCCGGGTCCATTTGCGCAGAGACCCGTTAAAACCATGAAAGCTTACCTACGAAAACGGACAAGACAGTTATTTTGATCATAGAAGGAAATACAGGTCgtcattaaaaagaaaaaaacactagaGTTGATGAAAGAGGGGAGACGTAAGATTTAAAGGGGCAGTAACTCTAAACTAATTTAGGTGTTTTTGAATGTTGGCTGGCCGGGGCGGTTGATATGTCCATGGCCTAAGGCGGAAGGAGACGAGTTCTCTGGTTAGATGCACGAGTGGTTTAGTTCTTTGAGAGATTTTACACAAAAGTTTGAAGCTACCAACATTTTCGGAGTTTCTGTTTTGGTTTGGTTGAAAATGGCCCATCAGCCACTGTACCTCGTCTCAGGAACCATTTCACCTAAAGAGGTCCTGGAGGACCTGGTGGCCCCTTCTTGGTGAAGCGTGGCAAGGAGCCTGGAGGACGAACGCCATCCCGGGAGGCCGGTCACCGTCACCACGCTGGAGATCGTTGACCACAAAGGAGGGATCCgaaaggttttaatgttttaaatgcgCTACGTCTTGAAATGGACTCCTCCATCCTCAGGCCATGAACTTATCAACCAGCCCAGGTTTATCTCGTACTGCTCGTTAACTTTACTTGTGAGGACCTTTTTGTCTAAACTGGAGTGTTCATATACGGGAGTGAAGCGTGTTAATAGACTGGCTGGGATGACTTCTGGGAACATTGCATAGAAGGAAAAACTAAGTTGAGTCGTATttggagggggggcgggggggggcagATTATTCTTTGGGACGTCCTCTAAAACAAATCACTGAATTAGCCAGAAGCAACAAAAGGTTGAGTCAGGTATTTTAACTTTTGAACAAATATAAACGAAGTGTAGTTCACTCCAACAATTCCCTTTGAATGCCACTGCCTATTCATAGTTCAGACCCACAAGGTGCTCAATGACAAATGTGTGGGCACTGCAAAGGGGGAAATCTTAGCAATGCTAGCAGACTTAGAATAGTACATAGTTTGAGCCGACTATGGGTTACATGTGACTGAAGCCTTCACCTTACGTGTTCCAAATATGGAGGCACGGTGGGGAAAACCTCTCGGGGGTTAACTAAATACACTCAAACACTAACTGTGAGACGAGTTAAAAGGCCCTTCTTTTGTGAAATGACATTAAAAGCATACTGTCTCTTTGAATCCCATTGAATCCCTGGGGTTGGAAATGACAGGGGGTCAACTTATGTCTGCCTTTTTTCGAtatttccacctcctcccaccctTTACACTAACCCCCGGCTCCTTTCAGGTGGTTCTTCAGCCTGACTTGACTCCCACCAGTCCCATCAGTCCATCCGTGCTCATGGACTTGGGGCGCTCCAAGGGGAAGCCCAGGGCTCTACTCCACACCAGCTGAGCCAGCACGCCGAGGGCTCGGGACACTCCAAAGAGCACCGTGTAGTAATTCATCTCAGTCATTCCATAGTACTGTACacaagggggagagagagaccatgTCAGGATTTGTATTTGGAACCAGAACAGGATATTAACACGATTGAAAGGGATCCCTTGGgtctcacctgcagcagcactcCACTGTGGGCGTCCACGTTGGGCCAGGGGTTCTTGGCCTTACCCTGCTCCAGCAGCACATTGGGGACAATCTTGTAAAGCTGGGCGACCAGCTTGAACATGGGGTCGTTGGGCAGATGCTTCAGAGCAAATTCACGCTGGCAGGCGTAACGTGGGTCCGTCTTCCTCAGGACAGCATGACCATAGCCTGGCACCACCTACAGCCCAGAGAGAGGAGACCATTTCGTAAACATAAGAACTGTGCCAACATCCAActactttttttattgtatttgttctTATTGTCGTACGCGcgaaatatatataattccCCAGTACGGTGAATGCAAACTGATGGATGTGGTGTTATTAACCATTATTGTATAATAATCGTATTTGAGTGTAAATACGAATTTTAGGAATAACCACAACTGTTCGTGTaagagaagtgttttttttacccttccAGATTTGAGTGTGTTCCAGATGTAATCCCTCATCTGCTCATCAGACACCTCTCCTCCCATCTCCTTCTGCAGAGCAGTCAGCCACACCAGCACCTCCTGTAAGATGAAGACAATGCAAATTACATGACAGGAAATTACATAAAATTATTCATTAATCGTAATCAAAGTAAATGTTTAAAGATTATAGTGATTTGAAGTCATATGGCGCAGCTCTAGTCTCATTACTCATGTCAGtgtgacaggggggggggggggctcgaaCGAGACCAGCAGCCAAGTGGATTTCAGTCAATTAGATTTATTAGTAGCAGCTGTGCCTTTCCAACAGTGGCATGGGAAAATGTCTTAAAGGAATAAAACACTGTCATCTTCTGATGAGTAAAACTGGATATGGCGATTAGCTTTTTACAAACCTGATTGGCCAGACCGTGCAGAGGCCCAGCCAGACCATTCATGGCGGCGCTGAAGGACAGGTAGGGGTCAGACAGAGCACTGCCCACCAAGTGGCTAGTGTGGGCACTGACATTGCCTCCTTCATGATCACTGTaatattaaaaagagaaaaagaataaGCTTCAAATGAAAATTACGCCAACATCCATTAAATTGCTAAACTTTTTCTTGCACTCTGCACATTCAGCCTTTGATTTGAGTGTAATTAGAAACAGAGAATAACTCTAGTAATAGTGGCACCTGTGGATGGTGAGGTAGAGTCTCATTAGCTCAGTGAACTGGGTGTCACTGTAGCCCAGCATGTTGGAGAAGTTGTGGGACCAGTCCAGGTTTGAGTCGATGGCTCCGATACTGCTGCCTTCGCGGTACAGGTTGCGATAGATCTTGGCAGCGATGCAGGGCAGCTTGGCGATCAAGTCCATGGAGTCTTCATAGACAAACTAAGAGAGGCCATGTAAAAGTACCAAATTAAACAGAAGtatttttattcatcaagatATTTGACTCAGAAACAACAGATGAGTA
This genomic window contains:
- the cs gene encoding citrate synthase, mitochondrial, which encodes MSFLTFSRLAPKLLSPKNANFLVAARNASASTTNLKDILADLIPKEQTRIKNFKQQYGKTNIGQVTVDMVYGGMRGMKGLVYETSVLDPDEGIRFRGYSIPECQQLLPKAPGGEEPLPEGLFWLLITGQVPTEEQVNWVSKEWAKRAALPSHVVTMLDNFPTNLHPMSQFSAAITALNSESSFARAYSEGVHKTKYWEFVYEDSMDLIAKLPCIAAKIYRNLYREGSSIGAIDSNLDWSHNFSNMLGYSDTQFTELMRLYLTIHSDHEGGNVSAHTSHLVGSALSDPYLSFSAAMNGLAGPLHGLANQEVLVWLTALQKEMGGEVSDEQMRDYIWNTLKSGRVVPGYGHAVLRKTDPRYACQREFALKHLPNDPMFKLVAQLYKIVPNVLLEQGKAKNPWPNVDAHSGVLLQYYGMTEMNYYTVLFGVSRALGVLAQLVWSRALGFPLERPKSMSTDGLMGLVGVKSG